Proteins from a genomic interval of Zingiber officinale cultivar Zhangliang chromosome 2A, Zo_v1.1, whole genome shotgun sequence:
- the LOC122043677 gene encoding zinc finger protein ZAT18-like, with protein MPQWKRGRALRAVTPFPSRSFFHSPSTADAMPGRDDFVTYPSLYKTCTQLHAPHRRCPIHTRNAVRSLQIASTACSNGGANMDIFRKAEAGGARRKFECRTCGRQFDTFQALGGHRTSHARQRPTEPLAKPPQKSNRVHACPVCGAAFLLWQALGGHMRRHRLGTKEDGAGAAAMMSLTMREQLQWLDLNLPPLETELQLQFATS; from the coding sequence ATGCCACAATGGAAACGCGGTCGCGCACTCCGTGCCGTGACTCCTTTCCCGTCCCGCTCCTTCTTCCACTCTCCATCCACCGCCGACGCCATGCCAGGACGTGACGACTTCGTCACGTATCCATCCCTCTATAAGACTTGCACCCAATTGCATGCCCCCCATCGACGCTGCCCAATTCACACACGGAACGCCGTACGTTCACTGCAGATTGCATCCACTGCATGCAGTAATGGGGGGGCGAACATGGACATCTTCAGGAAGGCGGAGGCGGGCGGCGCGAGGCGCAAGTTCGAGTGCAGGACCTGCGGTCGGCAGTTCGACACGTTCCAGGCGCTGGGAGGCCACCGCACGAGCCACGCGCGGCAGCGGCCGACGGAGCCGCTAGCGAAGCCGCCGCAGAAGTCAAACCGGGTCCACGCCTGCCCTGTCTGCGGCGCCGCGTTCCTTTTGTGGCAGGCACTCGGCGGCCACATGCGCCGCCACCGGTTAGGAACCAAAGAAGATGGAGCTGGAGCAGCGGCAATGATGTCGCTGACGATGAGGGAGCAGTTGCAGTGGCTCGACTTGAATTTGCCACCGCTGGAGACCGAGTTGCAGCTCCAGTTCGCGACGAGCTGA